From the genome of bacterium, one region includes:
- a CDS encoding elongation factor G: MTQVSTDNIRNIGLFGHGHCGKTMLAEAMLLNMGVIHRLGSVEAGTTVSDYTKDEIERQMSMQVSLMQGEYHGHFFNVVDAPGFSDFIGDMVSALRAVDIAVLPVDGTTGHDIGHTMAYEAGEKYGLPRAFVITKLDKEHTKWDEIVEQLTEEFGKKVQPIHFPVNPGPDFDTIASGFTLKAFKYAKDGTGTWEEVPLQGELLERAMEIRAKLMEVAAEADDDLIEIFFEKGELTEDQLVQGLRKGFASGKLIPVLAGSSVKNIGISRLLEFLIKEGPSPHDRTSIEAETASGKNVEIHEDEKQPTCAFVYKTITEPHVGELCYVRVFAGKLEPGMEVLNTHSGQTEKIGQIFHVDGKTREPAQLLVAGDLGAMVKLKATHTGDTLSDKAQGYKLPRIEFPSPVLEMAVVPKTKGEEDKVATGLHQLHVEDPSFQVEQMPELGQLILRGFGDMQLALLLSRLRDRFHVDAELVEPKVPYRESIRGSAEAEGKHKKQSGGRGQYGVCNLRMEARPRGEGYEFVDAIVGGAIPGKFIPAIDKGIQETMIRGVIAGYPVVDVRVTVFDGKYHDVDSSELAFKIAGRNGFKEAFKKCKPLMLEPIYDVMVRVPEEFMGDVMGDLSGRRGKIQGMEGEGRYQVIKAKVPQKELYRYSTMLRSMTQGRGMHSQGFSHYEVVPPEIQEKIVADYVEEKDED; this comes from the coding sequence GTGACACAGGTAAGTACGGATAATATCCGCAACATTGGTTTGTTCGGGCATGGCCACTGCGGCAAGACGATGCTTGCCGAAGCCATGCTCCTGAATATGGGCGTCATTCACCGGCTGGGGAGCGTAGAGGCGGGAACGACGGTGTCCGATTACACAAAGGATGAGATTGAGCGACAAATGTCCATGCAAGTCAGCCTGATGCAGGGTGAGTATCATGGACATTTTTTTAACGTGGTGGATGCACCGGGATTCTCGGATTTCATCGGCGACATGGTTTCGGCGTTGCGTGCCGTGGACATCGCGGTATTGCCGGTTGACGGCACGACCGGCCACGATATTGGCCACACCATGGCGTATGAGGCGGGCGAGAAGTATGGCTTGCCGCGAGCGTTTGTGATCACCAAGCTCGATAAGGAGCACACGAAGTGGGACGAGATTGTCGAACAGTTGACTGAGGAGTTCGGCAAGAAGGTCCAACCGATTCACTTCCCGGTCAATCCGGGACCTGACTTTGACACGATCGCCAGCGGCTTCACGCTGAAGGCGTTCAAATACGCGAAAGATGGCACGGGCACTTGGGAAGAAGTGCCGCTGCAAGGCGAGTTGCTGGAACGCGCGATGGAGATTCGCGCCAAACTCATGGAAGTGGCGGCTGAAGCGGACGACGACCTGATCGAGATATTCTTCGAGAAGGGCGAGCTGACTGAAGATCAGTTGGTCCAAGGTCTGCGCAAGGGCTTCGCGTCGGGCAAGTTGATCCCTGTGTTGGCGGGCTCCAGCGTCAAGAATATCGGAATCAGTCGGCTGCTGGAGTTCCTGATCAAGGAAGGCCCGAGCCCGCACGACCGGACCTCAATTGAAGCGGAGACGGCATCTGGCAAGAACGTGGAGATCCACGAGGACGAGAAGCAGCCGACTTGCGCGTTCGTCTACAAGACGATAACGGAGCCGCATGTTGGTGAACTTTGCTATGTGCGCGTGTTCGCGGGCAAACTTGAACCGGGCATGGAAGTCTTGAACACTCACAGTGGCCAGACGGAGAAGATCGGTCAAATCTTCCATGTTGACGGCAAGACGCGTGAACCGGCGCAGTTGCTGGTGGCTGGTGATTTGGGCGCAATGGTGAAACTGAAGGCGACGCATACGGGCGACACGCTCTCGGACAAAGCGCAGGGTTACAAACTCCCGCGCATCGAGTTTCCTTCGCCGGTGCTTGAGATGGCGGTCGTTCCTAAGACCAAGGGTGAGGAAGACAAGGTCGCGACGGGATTGCACCAGTTGCATGTTGAGGATCCGAGCTTCCAGGTGGAACAGATGCCCGAGCTGGGCCAGTTGATCCTGCGCGGGTTTGGCGACATGCAGTTAGCGCTGCTGCTGTCGCGGCTGAGGGACCGTTTCCATGTTGACGCCGAATTGGTCGAACCGAAAGTACCGTACCGCGAGAGTATTCGCGGATCGGCGGAAGCGGAAGGCAAGCACAAGAAGCAATCCGGCGGCCGCGGGCAATACGGAGTGTGTAACTTGCGTATGGAGGCCCGTCCGCGCGGTGAAGGCTATGAATTCGTGGACGCCATCGTGGGCGGTGCCATCCCGGGCAAGTTCATTCCGGCCATTGACAAGGGCATTCAGGAGACGATGATTCGCGGAGTTATCGCGGGTTACCCCGTTGTGGACGTTAGGGTGACCGTATTCGACGGCAAGTATCACGACGTGGACTCGTCCGAACTTGCCTTTAAGATCGCGGGCCGCAACGGATTCAAGGAAGCGTTCAAGAAATGCAAGCCCTTAATGCTTGAGCCGATCTACGACGTGATGGTCCGGGTGCCCGAAGAATTCATGGGCGACGTGATGGGCGATTTGTCCGGCCGTCGCGGCAAGATTCAAGGCATGGAAGGCGAAGGGCGCTATCAGGTCATCAAGGCCAAGGTGCCGCAAAAGGAACTTTACCGCTACTCCACGATGCTGCGCTCTATGACGCAAGGTCGCGGTATGCATTCGCAGGGTTTCTCACACTATGAAGTTGTGCCGCCGGAAATCCAGGAGAAGATTGTCGCGGACTACGTCGAAGAGAAGGATGAGGATTAG
- a CDS encoding glycosyltransferase family 2 protein, with protein MPRPTVTIIVVSYNTREAVRDCLRALARVRDEAELDVVVVDNASVDDTVGMIQAEFPCVRLISNHENRGFAAAVNQGASSTQSEFFLMLNPDTWISRGALAKLLAVMAQDPRIAVVGAQLASFRGDDQGSVLAPPTLPKEFFNLLPELKAILVPAFLKRRLQRGRHVERRGQVEVPAVSGGAMLVRTGAFREAGGLDERFFVYHEEVDLCLRLAQQGWRIVFQPTAVVLHYDALATGFRTNRLPPEPVLSWRLRGTAVLFEKHTVAGTRDRFVRLACRLLRLRASLARWRGRWAAAGQADWARRAEELEMAAVSLAAPRSGAEL; from the coding sequence ATGCCCCGGCCGACCGTCACCATCATTGTAGTTAGCTACAACACGCGCGAAGCCGTCCGCGATTGTCTCCGCGCTTTGGCGCGCGTCCGCGACGAGGCCGAACTCGATGTGGTCGTCGTGGACAACGCTTCGGTAGACGACACGGTCGGGATGATTCAAGCCGAGTTCCCGTGCGTGCGACTCATTTCGAATCATGAGAATCGGGGCTTTGCCGCCGCTGTGAACCAAGGGGCATCTTCGACTCAATCTGAGTTTTTTCTGATGCTTAACCCGGACACTTGGATCAGCCGTGGGGCTCTGGCCAAGCTACTTGCGGTCATGGCTCAGGATCCAAGAATTGCGGTGGTCGGCGCACAGTTGGCGAGCTTTCGGGGTGATGACCAGGGATCCGTGTTGGCACCACCAACATTGCCCAAGGAGTTCTTCAATCTGCTCCCAGAGCTCAAGGCGATTCTGGTTCCTGCGTTTCTGAAGCGCCGTTTACAGCGTGGGCGGCATGTCGAGCGGCGCGGTCAGGTCGAGGTGCCCGCCGTCAGCGGCGGCGCAATGCTGGTGCGCACGGGGGCCTTTCGTGAGGCTGGCGGGTTGGACGAACGGTTTTTCGTCTATCATGAGGAGGTGGACCTGTGCCTCCGGCTGGCGCAACAGGGGTGGCGGATCGTCTTTCAACCGACCGCAGTGGTACTACATTATGATGCGTTGGCCACCGGGTTCCGGACCAACCGCCTACCGCCCGAGCCGGTGCTGAGTTGGCGGCTGCGGGGAACGGCCGTTCTGTTTGAAAAACACACGGTGGCGGGGACGCGGGATCGGTTTGTGCGGTTGGCGTGTCGGCTGTTGCGCCTGCGCGCGTCTTTGGCGCGCTGGCGGGGGCGCTGGGCAGCGGCCGGCCAAGCAGACTGGGCGCGGCGGGCCGAGGAGCTTGAAATGGCCGCAGTTAGCTTGGCCGCGCCTCGTTCGGGGGCAGAATTGTAG
- a CDS encoding periplasmic heavy metal sensor codes for MRKIVLIFVAIVLLGQSAWADRPMSPDERRDRVEAVIIGKFANELELTPDDAEKFYPRLRQFRLETEEMQRELTNARSRLDELSAQNSSGTKDELKALITRTKDLQTGILEKRELLLTDLAEFLTPQQVSRCAILLDDIPRRIRQFMDERGGAGGPPPKRPEGRRPRQAR; via the coding sequence ATGCGCAAAATTGTGCTGATATTTGTGGCGATTGTTCTCCTTGGCCAGTCTGCTTGGGCGGATCGGCCAATGTCGCCGGACGAGCGCCGGGACCGGGTCGAGGCGGTGATCATTGGGAAATTTGCCAATGAACTCGAGCTAACACCGGACGATGCGGAGAAATTCTATCCCAGATTGCGGCAATTCCGGTTGGAAACCGAGGAGATGCAGCGGGAGCTGACGAACGCCCGGTCGCGCCTCGATGAACTTTCCGCGCAAAACAGTTCCGGGACGAAGGACGAGCTGAAGGCCCTGATCACCCGAACGAAGGACTTGCAAACCGGCATTCTTGAGAAGCGGGAGTTACTACTGACTGATCTGGCCGAATTCTTGACTCCGCAGCAGGTATCTCGTTGCGCAATATTGCTGGACGACATACCTCGTCGGATTCGCCAGTTCATGGATGAACGGGGAGGGGCAGGGGGGCCACCGCCGAAGCGGCCCGAAGGCCGTCGGCCGCGACAGGCGAGATAA
- a CDS encoding RNA polymerase sigma factor: MPDDRNDHELVEAAQAGRDEAFNQLVLRHRKALFHTAVGLLGNPDEADDICQDVFVKAYESLGGFRATSAFYTWIYRICINLCLNRLRSRKVRSFLRIDHEELSLPATETADLPVEQAEFLAKAQVAIAKLPEKQRAVFILRYFRELPHAEIAEIMDRDVGTIKANYHQAIKKLQAELGGYVRGEEE; this comes from the coding sequence ATGCCGGATGATCGGAACGACCATGAATTGGTTGAGGCAGCGCAAGCCGGGCGGGATGAAGCGTTTAATCAGCTTGTTCTGCGACACCGGAAGGCGTTGTTCCACACGGCAGTCGGCTTGCTCGGCAATCCGGACGAAGCCGATGATATTTGCCAGGATGTGTTCGTAAAGGCCTATGAGAGTTTGGGTGGTTTTCGTGCCACGTCGGCCTTTTATACTTGGATTTACAGGATTTGTATCAATCTTTGCTTGAACCGTTTGCGATCTCGCAAAGTTCGTTCGTTTCTACGGATTGACCATGAAGAGTTGTCTTTGCCGGCGACCGAGACGGCAGATTTGCCGGTAGAGCAGGCGGAGTTCTTGGCCAAGGCACAGGTGGCAATTGCCAAACTCCCGGAGAAACAGCGAGCGGTTTTCATTCTCAGGTACTTCCGGGAGTTGCCGCACGCCGAGATTGCCGAGATCATGGATCGGGATGTCGGCACGATTAAGGCAAATTATCATCAGGCCATCAAGAAGCTCCAGGCAGAGCTCGGCGGCTATGTTCGCGGTGAAGAAGAGTAA
- a CDS encoding PorV/PorQ family protein, with protein MRVIAAALLMFVSTSIVSAAAGTTGYELFRTDGFARTAALGGSGLATWGDLSALQSNVAGLAALERRTATASFTKHVLDINQGTMAYAAPYQGKFVWAAALDYLSYGTFDKADENGFKNGEFGASDMQLRLAAARSVRPDVRLGGVLKYQHRSIDGLTASAVAVDAGIQYETGFNGWTVGAAIKSFGVATSAFLDEKDPLPTSYELGFSVPLEHLPVRFNLAGAYVTEEGAEGRGGLEIAFAPQFIGRLGYSTIGIDQRTGLSSDTFAGFSGGLGLKIKQLAVDYALTSHGEIGFLNRFTISTAL; from the coding sequence GTGCGCGTAATTGCCGCCGCCTTGCTTATGTTTGTCAGCACCTCGATCGTGTCGGCTGCAGCCGGGACGACTGGATATGAGCTCTTTCGCACGGACGGTTTCGCTCGCACGGCGGCCCTTGGAGGCAGCGGCCTCGCGACGTGGGGCGATCTGTCCGCACTGCAAAGCAATGTGGCCGGACTGGCAGCCTTGGAACGGCGGACGGCAACGGCCAGCTTCACGAAGCATGTGCTCGACATCAATCAGGGGACCATGGCCTATGCAGCTCCCTATCAAGGTAAGTTCGTGTGGGCAGCGGCACTCGATTATCTGAGCTACGGGACGTTCGATAAAGCCGATGAGAATGGCTTCAAGAACGGTGAGTTTGGAGCGTCGGACATGCAATTGCGTTTGGCGGCGGCGCGGTCCGTACGGCCTGACGTCCGGTTGGGCGGAGTGCTGAAGTACCAGCATCGGAGCATTGATGGGTTGACGGCCAGCGCGGTCGCGGTGGATGCGGGGATCCAATATGAGACTGGGTTCAACGGTTGGACCGTGGGCGCAGCGATCAAGTCCTTTGGGGTCGCGACCAGTGCATTTCTGGACGAAAAGGACCCCCTGCCGACATCTTATGAGTTGGGATTTTCTGTTCCGCTCGAACATTTACCTGTAAGATTCAATCTGGCGGGGGCTTACGTGACAGAAGAAGGTGCGGAAGGGCGGGGTGGTTTAGAGATCGCGTTCGCACCGCAATTCATCGGTAGGTTGGGTTATTCTACCATCGGGATTGACCAGCGAACGGGGCTTTCGTCCGACACATTTGCTGGTTTTTCAGGTGGTTTAGGCTTGAAAATAAAGCAATTGGCCGTGGACTATGCGCTGACTTCCCACGGCGAGATTGGCTTCCTGAATCGTTTCACAATTTCGACTGCGCTGTAG
- the priA gene encoding primosomal protein N', whose product MAAIAAALDEGKYTGFLLHGVTGSGKTRVYIEAIQRTLDHGRTALVLVPEIALTPVLWGRFRAVFGDLVAIQHSAQPMAVRYDLWRGIARGEYRIVIGARSAVFAPLPKLGLVVVDEEHEASYKQTEGVPRYSARDAALYRAVQSGAVAILGSATPSLESLFAVENKRLGLLTLPERVSGATLPQIELTPPDEPVEEIESGSVGQPQADDQPKPEAVAPAELHTLSKRVYSAIEETLERGKQVVVLQNRRGFAPFLICRHCGKLFECPNCTVSLTYHRPGRILRCHYCHHRDDAPDLCPSCGSADINLCGSGTQRIADELADRFPDARIARMDSDAMARAGAHGELMSSFASRKLDILVGTQMIAKGLDFPNVELAVVADADTELFYPDFRASERGASLLVQISGRAGRASATGRVIMQTRAAEHPALTVAVRGDWLRFASDEMVHRRSGGFPPYSRLVLVRGIATDEGVLARAMLYCKKQLATQPQIELLGPSPCAVAKIRNRIRYQLLARTARTTDPTGVTLRGAVKRLFADQRNSEELKRVQWEIDVDPAATA is encoded by the coding sequence TTGGCGGCGATTGCCGCCGCGCTCGACGAGGGAAAATACACGGGCTTCCTATTGCACGGCGTCACGGGATCGGGCAAGACGCGCGTATATATCGAAGCGATTCAACGGACGCTGGATCATGGCCGGACGGCGCTTGTGCTCGTTCCGGAAATTGCCTTGACTCCCGTCCTGTGGGGCCGCTTCCGCGCGGTGTTCGGTGATCTCGTGGCGATTCAACACAGCGCGCAACCGATGGCCGTGCGTTACGACCTGTGGCGCGGCATCGCGCGAGGTGAGTATCGCATTGTGATCGGAGCGCGCTCGGCGGTCTTCGCGCCGTTGCCGAAACTGGGTTTGGTGGTCGTGGACGAAGAGCATGAGGCGAGCTACAAACAGACCGAGGGGGTACCGCGCTATTCGGCACGGGACGCCGCGCTCTATCGAGCGGTACAGTCCGGCGCTGTGGCAATCTTGGGCAGCGCCACGCCATCGCTCGAAAGTCTGTTTGCCGTTGAAAACAAGCGGCTCGGCCTGTTGACGTTACCGGAACGGGTCAGTGGCGCGACATTGCCGCAAATTGAATTGACGCCGCCGGATGAGCCCGTGGAGGAGATTGAGTCCGGTTCGGTCGGTCAACCTCAGGCGGACGATCAGCCGAAGCCGGAAGCCGTCGCGCCAGCCGAATTGCACACGCTGTCCAAGCGAGTCTACTCGGCAATCGAGGAGACGCTGGAGCGCGGGAAACAGGTCGTGGTTCTGCAAAACCGCCGGGGCTTCGCTCCGTTTTTGATCTGTCGGCATTGCGGTAAGCTGTTTGAATGCCCAAATTGTACTGTATCTTTGACCTACCATCGTCCGGGCCGGATTTTGCGGTGTCACTACTGCCACCACCGGGACGATGCGCCTGACTTGTGCCCATCATGCGGCTCGGCGGACATCAATTTGTGCGGCAGCGGCACGCAACGTATCGCCGATGAGCTTGCCGACCGCTTTCCGGACGCGAGGATTGCGCGGATGGACTCTGATGCGATGGCACGCGCCGGTGCTCATGGCGAGCTGATGAGTTCGTTTGCTAGTAGAAAGTTGGATATCCTGGTTGGCACGCAGATGATTGCCAAAGGCCTCGATTTTCCGAACGTCGAGTTGGCTGTGGTTGCCGATGCGGACACGGAGCTCTTCTACCCCGATTTTCGCGCTAGTGAGCGCGGGGCCAGTTTACTTGTGCAGATTTCCGGCCGGGCCGGCCGGGCATCCGCAACCGGCCGCGTGATTATGCAGACGCGTGCGGCGGAACACCCGGCGCTCACCGTCGCGGTGCGCGGCGATTGGTTGAGATTTGCCTCAGACGAAATGGTCCACCGGCGCTCCGGCGGTTTTCCGCCCTATAGCCGACTTGTGCTGGTGCGCGGGATCGCGACGGATGAAGGTGTGCTGGCGCGGGCCATGCTCTACTGCAAGAAACAGCTTGCTACCCAGCCGCAGATTGAACTGCTGGGTCCATCTCCCTGCGCTGTGGCCAAGATTCGGAACCGGATTCGGTACCAGCTTCTGGCGCGAACGGCGCGTACCACCGATCCAACAGGAGTGACCCTGCGGGGGGCGGTCAAGCGCTTGTTTGCTGATCAGCGAAACTCTGAGGAGCTCAAGCGCGTGCAATGGGAAATAGATGTTGATCCGGCTGCTACTGCTTAG
- the der gene encoding ribosome biogenesis GTPase Der — protein sequence MSHPVVAIVGRPNVGKSTIFNRMTRSNRAITAPEPGVTRDRHVGIAEFVGHEFLVMDTGGWVPRSEELFDAAIREQVEFALEECDVVLYVGDAQTGPTDIDVEIAQMLNRSTRPVLITVNKTDNANMEIEVPQFYRLGLGDPHPISAVQGYGFAELLEHIVAALPEKGSKTIERPRPLIAVLGRPNTGKSSLVNALLGEDRHIVTDVPGTTRDSIDSVVRYYKQPLTLIDTAGLRRKTRVKEALEFYTTVRTQKALKDCDVAVILIEAQEGLLAQDVKIIQEAVTYGKGVVVCLNKWDLMDKDERTAGLIEDEINERLSNLSYLEKLFISAKDGQRVHRVLEIALRVHEERQKRISTGELNRFLATVMERQPPPSIKGRDLRLTYMTQAESEPPTFILFARWAALIPDNYQLFLERRIREQYGFKGVPIRLFFRGKRA from the coding sequence TTGTCCCATCCAGTTGTAGCCATCGTCGGCCGCCCGAACGTCGGGAAGTCCACGATCTTTAATCGCATGACGCGCAGCAATCGCGCGATCACGGCCCCGGAACCCGGAGTGACGCGTGACCGTCACGTGGGTATTGCCGAATTTGTCGGTCATGAATTTCTCGTGATGGACACGGGCGGCTGGGTGCCGCGCTCGGAAGAGTTGTTTGACGCGGCAATACGCGAGCAGGTCGAATTTGCGCTTGAGGAGTGCGATGTCGTGCTCTATGTGGGCGACGCGCAGACGGGTCCGACGGACATAGACGTCGAGATTGCGCAAATGCTCAATCGTTCCACCCGTCCGGTGCTGATCACCGTGAATAAAACGGACAACGCGAACATGGAGATTGAGGTGCCGCAGTTCTACAGGCTTGGCCTGGGCGATCCGCATCCGATTAGCGCGGTGCAGGGGTATGGATTCGCCGAGCTGTTGGAGCACATCGTAGCTGCGCTTCCCGAGAAGGGAAGCAAGACGATTGAACGCCCCCGGCCGCTCATTGCGGTGTTGGGTCGTCCGAATACCGGCAAGTCGTCGCTGGTGAACGCGCTGCTGGGCGAAGACCGCCATATCGTGACGGACGTTCCGGGCACGACACGCGATTCGATTGACAGCGTTGTGCGGTACTACAAGCAGCCGTTAACGCTGATTGACACGGCGGGCCTCCGACGCAAGACGCGCGTAAAAGAGGCGCTCGAATTTTATACCACGGTGCGCACTCAGAAAGCGCTCAAGGATTGCGATGTCGCGGTGATCCTGATCGAAGCGCAGGAAGGTTTGCTGGCGCAGGATGTGAAGATCATTCAGGAGGCCGTCACCTATGGCAAGGGCGTTGTCGTCTGTCTCAATAAATGGGATTTGATGGACAAGGACGAGCGCACGGCCGGACTGATCGAAGATGAGATAAACGAGCGCTTGTCGAACTTGAGCTATTTAGAGAAACTGTTCATCTCGGCGAAGGACGGCCAGCGTGTGCATCGCGTGCTGGAAATCGCGTTGCGCGTGCACGAAGAGCGGCAGAAACGTATTTCGACGGGCGAGCTGAATCGTTTTCTGGCGACGGTCATGGAGCGCCAGCCGCCACCGTCCATCAAGGGCCGCGACTTACGCCTGACCTACATGACTCAAGCTGAGTCCGAGCCGCCGACGTTCATTCTGTTTGCGCGTTGGGCTGCTCTGATTCCTGACAACTATCAGCTCTTTCTCGAGCGTCGGATTCGCGAGCAATACGGTTTCAAAGGCGTGCCCATTCGGCTGTTCTTCCGCGGCAAGCGTGCATGA
- a CDS encoding T9SS type A sorting domain-containing protein — translation MTYNILNFSNSSTDRIDELRIVLSTADLDLVVMQEVIDQGAVNNILNQILQPMDPDWQAASFVNGPDTDNACFYLSSRLTLVAQRQIATQLRDFTEYEFSSAALGAEHFFMYSGHLKASTGSDNEQRRLEECQVLRGELNEHPAGTLFMMCGDFNLYSSFEPAYQHLLSLGDNPNGRLLDPINRPGQWNNGVSFAEIHTQSPRTASFGGGATGGMDDRFDFILSSAAWMDTAGAYVIPATYHTYGNDGLHFNQAVNDGTNQAVPDSVADALHGCADHLPVIVDVVLRGSGTPVAPLPPVVTSLNVMHAYPNPFNGQINLDITGSPLAGQVYVYDLLGRQVQAHAVAPSVGAQLLSLNFAGRASGSYYVVLQRDGLSVPLRVILQR, via the coding sequence ATGACATACAACATTCTGAATTTCTCGAATTCGAGCACGGATCGAATTGACGAGTTAAGGATCGTGTTAAGCACAGCTGATCTTGATTTGGTCGTGATGCAGGAGGTCATTGACCAGGGTGCGGTGAACAACATTCTCAATCAGATATTGCAGCCGATGGACCCGGACTGGCAGGCGGCCTCATTTGTCAACGGGCCGGATACGGACAACGCTTGTTTCTATCTCTCATCGCGATTGACGCTTGTGGCGCAGCGGCAAATCGCGACTCAGCTGCGCGACTTCACGGAGTACGAGTTCAGTTCGGCCGCTCTCGGGGCGGAGCATTTTTTCATGTACTCGGGGCACCTGAAGGCAAGCACCGGATCGGACAACGAGCAGCGGAGGCTTGAAGAATGTCAGGTTTTGCGGGGCGAGCTGAACGAGCATCCGGCGGGCACGTTGTTTATGATGTGCGGTGATTTCAATTTGTACAGTTCATTTGAGCCGGCGTATCAGCATCTGCTGAGTCTCGGCGACAATCCGAACGGTCGGCTGTTGGATCCAATCAACCGTCCGGGCCAATGGAACAACGGCGTCTCGTTCGCCGAAATCCATACGCAATCGCCGCGCACGGCGTCGTTCGGCGGCGGTGCAACCGGTGGCATGGATGATCGCTTTGATTTCATATTATCCTCCGCGGCGTGGATGGATACGGCCGGTGCCTACGTGATTCCGGCCACGTATCATACGTACGGCAACGATGGGTTGCACTTCAATCAGGCCGTGAACGACGGTACAAATCAAGCGGTGCCGGACAGCGTCGCCGACGCACTGCACGGCTGCGCGGATCATCTGCCCGTGATTGTGGACGTTGTGCTCCGCGGCAGCGGAACTCCGGTAGCGCCGTTGCCGCCGGTGGTAACGTCTCTGAACGTTATGCACGCCTATCCGAATCCGTTTAACGGTCAAATTAATCTCGACATTACGGGTTCACCGCTTGCCGGTCAGGTGTATGTTTATGACCTATTGGGCCGACAGGTGCAAGCGCACGCCGTCGCGCCGAGTGTTGGTGCGCAGCTCCTCAGTTTGAATTTCGCCGGACGTGCATCCGGATCATATTATGTCGTTCTTCAGCGTGACGGCCTTAGCGTGCCGTTGCGTGTCATTTTGCAGAGATAA